In a single window of the Desulfovibrio mangrovi genome:
- a CDS encoding P-II family nitrogen regulator produces MKEVIAVVRMNMMNRTKAALNEAGIDAFFAHEAQGRGKGFVSANVLEGAESGYEEAAAVLGEKGKLYPKRMLTIVVPDEQVDEVVEVITTANKTGKPGDGKIFVLPLGDAVRVRTGEKGKKSIS; encoded by the coding sequence ATGAAGGAAGTTATCGCAGTCGTTCGCATGAACATGATGAACCGTACCAAGGCTGCCCTCAATGAAGCAGGCATAGATGCCTTCTTCGCTCACGAGGCACAGGGCCGCGGCAAGGGGTTTGTCAGCGCGAACGTTCTTGAAGGTGCGGAGAGCGGCTATGAGGAAGCCGCCGCCGTGCTCGGTGAAAAGGGCAAGCTTTATCCCAAGCGCATGCTGACCATCGTGGTTCCCGACGAACAGGTGGACGAAGTGGTGGAAGTGATCACCACGGCCAACAAGACCGGCAAGCCCGGCGACGGCAAGATCTTCGTTCTGCCCCTTGGCGATGCGGTTCGCGTCCGAACCGGGGAAAAGGGCAAGAAATCCATATCCTAA
- the nifD gene encoding nitrogenase molybdenum-iron protein alpha chain, which translates to MAKTKKLVQLDPADIKEELLKKYPPKVARKRAKQIMINEALGNETPPEIVANVRTIPGIITMRGCTYAGCKGVILGPTRDIVNITHGPIGCGFYSWLTRRNQTDAGSDGENYMPYCFSTDMQDQDIIFGGEKKLEAAIQEAYDLFHPKGIAVFATCPVGLIGDDIHAVARKMKAKFGDCNVFAFSCEGYKGVSQSAGHHIANNQVFTHLVGENETPKEGKYKINLLGEYNIGGDGFEIDRLLNLCGITNIATFSGNSTYDQFASAQHADLNTVMCHRSINYVADMLEAKYGIPWIKVNFIGTEATAKSLRKIAQYFGDKALIDRVEEVIAEEMPKVKAVAADVRTRTTGKTAMLFVGGSRAHHYNELFMEMGMKTISAGYEFGHRDDYEGRQVIPDIKVDADSRNIEELEVTPDEHLYRPRKSSDELAALEAAGYKFKHYDGMNADMDKGTIVIDDLNQYEAEKLVEIMKPDLFCAGIKEKFSIQKLGIPMKQLHSYDSGGPYAGFKGAINFYKEIDRLVNSKVWGYMKAPWQTNPELAATFVWE; encoded by the coding sequence ATGGCAAAGACGAAGAAGCTGGTGCAGCTGGACCCCGCAGACATCAAGGAAGAGCTTCTGAAGAAGTATCCTCCCAAGGTGGCCCGCAAGCGCGCCAAGCAGATAATGATCAATGAAGCCCTTGGGAATGAAACGCCGCCGGAAATCGTGGCCAACGTACGCACCATACCCGGCATCATTACCATGCGCGGTTGTACCTACGCAGGCTGCAAAGGCGTTATTCTGGGCCCCACCCGTGACATCGTGAACATTACCCACGGCCCCATCGGCTGCGGCTTCTATTCCTGGCTTACCCGCCGCAACCAGACCGATGCCGGTTCTGACGGCGAAAACTACATGCCCTACTGCTTCTCCACCGACATGCAGGATCAGGACATCATCTTCGGTGGTGAAAAGAAGCTGGAAGCAGCCATTCAGGAGGCATACGACCTTTTTCATCCCAAGGGCATCGCGGTGTTCGCCACCTGTCCCGTGGGCCTCATCGGCGATGACATTCACGCCGTGGCCCGCAAGATGAAGGCCAAGTTCGGCGACTGCAACGTCTTCGCTTTCTCCTGTGAAGGCTACAAGGGCGTTTCCCAGTCCGCCGGTCACCACATCGCCAACAACCAGGTGTTCACCCACCTTGTGGGCGAGAATGAAACGCCCAAGGAAGGCAAGTACAAAATCAACCTGCTGGGTGAATACAACATCGGCGGCGACGGATTCGAAATCGACCGACTGCTGAACCTGTGCGGCATCACGAACATTGCCACCTTCTCCGGCAACTCCACCTACGACCAGTTCGCCTCGGCCCAGCATGCCGACCTGAACACGGTCATGTGTCACCGGTCCATCAACTACGTGGCAGACATGCTGGAGGCCAAGTACGGCATCCCGTGGATCAAGGTGAACTTCATCGGTACGGAAGCCACGGCAAAGTCCCTGCGCAAGATCGCCCAGTACTTCGGCGACAAGGCGCTTATTGACCGCGTGGAAGAAGTGATCGCTGAGGAAATGCCCAAGGTGAAAGCGGTTGCCGCAGATGTACGCACCCGTACCACAGGCAAAACGGCCATGCTCTTCGTGGGCGGCTCCCGTGCGCACCACTACAACGAGCTGTTCATGGAAATGGGCATGAAAACCATTTCCGCAGGCTACGAGTTCGGTCACCGCGACGACTACGAAGGCCGTCAGGTCATTCCGGACATCAAGGTGGATGCCGACTCCCGTAACATCGAGGAGCTGGAAGTAACGCCGGATGAACATCTCTACCGCCCGCGCAAGAGCTCCGATGAACTCGCCGCGCTGGAAGCGGCAGGATACAAATTCAAGCATTACGACGGCATGAATGCCGACATGGACAAGGGCACCATCGTCATCGACGACCTCAACCAGTACGAAGCCGAAAAGCTGGTGGAAATCATGAAGCCGGATCTCTTCTGCGCCGGCATCAAGGAGAAATTCTCCATCCAGAAACTCGGCATCCCCATGAAGCAGCTGCACAGCTACGATTCCGGCGGCCCCTATGCAGGGTTCAAGGGTGCGATCAACTTCTACAAGGAAATTGACCGCCTCGTGAACAGCAAGGTGTGGGGCTACATGAAGGCCCCGTGGCAGACGAATCCGGAACTCGCAGCGACCTTCGTCTGGGAATAA